A genomic region of Oryza glaberrima chromosome 1, OglaRS2, whole genome shotgun sequence contains the following coding sequences:
- the LOC127767597 gene encoding uncharacterized protein LOC127767597 translates to MERGDGGGGGGGGGGGMGPRGVVGSAAMLGLEMHLAHPQMHAAAYQQPDPHGGGGGGFQQQVAAVRQQQQQSYSPYSAGASSRVIKAPGHDDGMGNGAGKGGVVQQQQQPGSAGCPWTRMKWTDGMVRLLINVVYSVGDDGDGVAAGGAAGGKASAGAAGHGKAGGSGSHGAHGQAAAQQKKGKWKSVSRAMMESGHMVSPQQCEDKFNDLNKRYKRVVDLLGRGKACKVVENHALLDAMDELTHKAKDEARKLLSSKHLFFREMCAYHNSGAAAAAAAHGPHGAGAAGVEATACFHHPPPASMAAASSAARQAAAAAPSLGMKDSSAGPEDDEDDSEDVPSSNEVDDDDDDDDDDDDEVGPGMKSRRIYGGHRVHHHHHHHNGHHKRRRGDDVSSAGAGDDDDEDGVKRARGAASAAGGGDDEGPSTVQQLQSELAAAVAGGGDPQQVRQWVRRRTVEVEEQQVAHEVRAYHLERQRLKWERFRANKERDMERARLRNDRLRIDGRRMLLLLRQKDLDFDIAEANSSSVDHLTSSAPPPLAALQQQQQPLGSSPSTAAGHPN, encoded by the coding sequence atggagagaggggatggtggtggaggaggaggaggagggggaggggggatgggGCCGAGGGGGGTGGTGGGGTCGGCGGCAATGCTGGGGCTGGAGATGCACCTCGCCCACCCGCAGATGCACGCCGCCGCGTACCAGCAGCCGgacccccacggcggcggcggcggcgggttccagcagcaggtggcggcggtgaggcagcagcagcagcagtcgtACTCGCCCTACTCGGCGGGGGCGTCGTCGAGGGTGATCAAGGCGCCCGGCCATGACGATGGGATGGGCAACGGCGCCGGTAAGGGCGGCgtggtgcagcagcagcagcagcccggGTCGGCGGGGTGCCCGTGGACGCGGATGAAGTGGACGGACGGGATGGTGCGGCTGCTGATCAACGTCGTGTACAGCGTcggggacgacggcgatggcgtggcggcgggcggcgccgcgggtgGGAAGGCGtccgcgggggcggcggggcaCGGGAAGGCCGGCGGGTCCGGGTCCCACGGCGCGCacgggcaggcggcggcgcagcagaaGAAGGGCAAGTGGAAGTCGGTGTCGCGGGCGATGATGGAGAGCGGCCACATGGTGTCGCCGCAGCAGTGCGAGGACAAGTTCAACGACCTCAACAAGCGGTACAAGCGCGTCGTCGACCTGCTCGGCCGCGGCAAGGCGTGCAAGGTCGTCGAGAACCACGCGCTGCTCGACGCCATGGACGAGCTCACCCACAAGGCCAAGGACGAGGCGCGCAAGCTGCTCAGCTCCAAGCACCTCTTCTTCCGCGAGATGTGCGCCTACCACAActccggcgcggccgccgccgccgccgcgcacggcccgcacggcgccggcgccgccggcgtcgaggccACCGCCTGcttccaccacccgccgcccgcgtccatggccgccgcctcgtccgccgcgcgccaggcggcggcggcggccccttCCCTTGGGATGAAGGACTCCTCCGCGGGcccggaggacgacgaggacgacagcGAGGACGTCCCCAGCAGCAacgaggtcgacgacgacgacgatgacgacgacgacgacgacgacgaggtgggcCCAGGGATGAAGTCCCGCCGGATCTACGGCGGCCACcgcgtccaccaccaccaccaccaccacaacggCCACCACAAGCGCCGCCGTGGCGACGACGTGTCGTCGGCGGGCgcgggggacgacgacgacgaggacggcgtgAAGCGCGCGAGGGGGGCGGCCTCGGCCGCGGGgggaggcgacgacgaaggcCCCTCCACGGTGCAGCAGCTGCAGAGCGAGCTGGCGgctgcggtggccggcggcggcgacccgcaGCAGGTGCGGCAGTGGGTACGGCGGCgcacggtggaggtggaggagcagcAGGTGGCGCACGAGGTGCGCGCGTACCACCTGGAGCGGCAGCGGCTCAAGTGGGAGCGGTTCCGCGCCAACAAGGAGCGCGACATGGAGCGCGCCCGGCTGCGCAACGACCGCCTCCGCATCGACGGCCGCCgcatgctcctcctcctccgccagaAGGACCTCGACTTCGACATCGCCGAGGCAAACTCCTCCTCCGTCGACCACCTCACCTCCTCCGCcccgcctcccctcgccgcgctccagcagcagcagcagccgctcgGCTCcagcccctccaccgccgccggccaccccaACTAA